In the Candidatus Methylomirabilota bacterium genome, ACGTGCTGCAGGACGAGAAGGACGAGAACACCTACTACTTCTACGAGGTCTACAAGGACCAGGCCGCGCTGGAGGCTCACCGCAACACCCCCCACTACGCGGTCTGGCGCGGAGTCGCCGACGTGCTCGAAGGCCCCACCGAGCCCACCCGCTGCAAGCCGCTGTTCCCGTCCGCCCGCACCTACTGGGGGAAGGCGTAGCGCCGGCGACGGTCGGCAGGCCGCGTGAGGCGGCTAGCGCTGGCCGATCGCGCGGTTCGCGACTTCGACGGTCTTTTTCTCGACGTCGAAGCGGTTCGTCTCCTGGGTCTCGACGTCGCCGCCGGTGACGCGGATGAAGAAGGTGTCGTCGCCGAACTCGATGGAGTGGATGTCGCCGACCGCGAAGGCGGCGGCATGCCCGGGCTCGTTCAGGAACTCGCGCTGCACCGTGAGATCCGCGTAGCCGGCCCGGCTGCCGTCGTCGAGGCGGCGCCAGCGGCGCATGCGGGTGGCATTGCGGTAGTTGCCGTAGACGACCCAGCACGGGCCGTGATCGTGCACCGAGGACTTGCCCGCCTTCGGACGGCCGTGCACGAGCACGTGCACGTCGGTGTCGGGATCGTGGCCGATCGTGGTGCGCTCGGTGTAGGGGACCGGGTCGCCCAGGTGCTTGGTGAGCAGCTCCGGATTGTGCAGGAGCTTCTCGAGGTGGTCGCGGATCTCGGCCAGGCCGGCCGGAATGCCCTTGCTCTTGATGGTGGCCCGGGTGTCGGCGAGGAACTGGTCGAGGGAGTACGTCGTCTCACTGGCCATGGTGAGCCTCCTTTGGCGTTCGGTGGGTAGTGTACACTAGCATCCCGTGTCCGGTCCGATCGCTCCCTCCAGCCTGCGTCGTGACGCCCGCGTCATCGGTCTCATCGGGATGGCTCACTTCTTCAGCCACTTCTTTCAGCTCTCGCTGCCGCCGCTCTTTCCGGTGCTGAAGGAGGTCTTCGGCGTGCCCTACCTGGCCCTGGGTGCGGCCATGAGTCTGTTCTACGCCTCGTCCGGCGTCGGGCAGACGCTGTCCGGCTTCCTGGTGGACCGGGTCGGGGCGCTGCGGGTGCTCCTGGGCGGCATGGCCCTGCTGTCGCTGTCCATCGCCCTGGCCGGCGTCGCGCCGTCGTACTGGATGCTGCTGCCGGTGGCGCTGCTGGCCGGCCTCGGCAACAGTGTCTTCCATCCCGCCGATTACTCGATCCTCAACGCTTCGGTGGAGCCGCGCCGGATCGGCCGCGGCTACAGCGTGCACGCCATCTCGGGCAACCTGGGCTACGCGGTGGCCCCCGGCGCGGTCGTCGGCCTCACCGCGCACTTCGGCTGGCGGGCCGCGCTGGTGGGCGTTGGCCTGGCCGGCCTCGTCGTCGTGCTGGTGCTGGCCGCGCAGCGCCGGGCCTTCGGCGTCCTGGGCCCGGCGCCGCGCGGCCCCGGGAGCGTGGTCGGCGACGTGCGCATGCTGCTGACCGCGCCGATCCTGGCCGCCTTCGCCTACTTCGCGCTGATCGCCACCGCGGTGATCGGCGTGCAGATCTTCGGCGTCACCACGCTGATGCGCATGTACGACACGCCGCTGGCCGAGGCCACCGCGGCCCTCACCGCGTTCCTGGTGGGCGGCGCGGCCGGCATCCTGGCCGGCGGGGTGCTGGCCGACCGCGTCCGCCGTCACGACGTGGTCGCCGCGACCGGTCTCCTCGTCGCGGCCGGCTTGATGATCGTGCTCGCGACCGGCGCGGTCCCGGCCGCCCTCCTCCCGCTGCTCCTCGGCGTCACCGGCTGCTGCTACGGCGTCACCGGACCCGCCCGCGACATGCTGGTGCGCGCGGCCACCCCGCCGGGCGCCTCCGGCAAGGTGTTCGGCTTCGCCTATTCCGGGCTCGACCTGGGCTCCTGCCTCACCCCGCTGGCCTTCGGCTGGCTGCTGGACCACGCCGACCCGCGGCTGCTCTTCCTGGCCGTCGCGCTGCTGATGGTCTGCACCATCGCCACCGTCGTCCAGGTTCGCCGCACCGCCCAGCCCGCCGCCGTCTCCGCCTGAGCGCCGCGCGCTTTCCGCGGGCGAGAGCGCGGGCACGCGCCGGGCCGCGCTCGCCCGCCGTGGGAAGCTGGAAACCGGAGGCGATCGTGGTCGAGATCCGCATCGGCATCTCCGGATGGCGGTACGCGCCGTGGCGAGGCACGTTCTACCCGCGCGGCTGGCCGCAGCGGCGTGAGCTGGAGTACGCGGCCCGGCACGTCAACTCGGTCGAGCTGAACGGCTCGTTCTATTCGCTGCAGCGGCCCGAGTACTTCGCGGCGTGGTACGACGCGGTCCCGCCCGGCTTCCGCTTCGCGGTGAAGGGCGGCCGCTTCATCACCCACATGAAGCGGCTCATCGGCGTCGAGACGCCGCTCGCCAATTTCTTCGCGTCGGGCGTCCTCCGGCTGCGCGACAAGCTCGGCCCGATCCTCTGGCAGCTGCCGCCGACCCAGCCGTTCGACGAGGCGCGGCTCGACGCGTTCTTCCGGCTGCTGCCGCGCGATACGCGCGCGGCGGCCGCGCTGGCCCGACGGCACGATCGTCGGGTGCCGCGGGTGTGGCTGCGAACGGACGCGCGGCGGCCGGTGCGTCACGCCCTGGAGGTGCGCCACGCGTCGTTCCGGGACGCGCGCCTGGTCGCGCTGCTGCGACGACACCGGATCGGCCTGGTCGTCGCCGACACCGCGGGGCGCTGGCCGTTCATGGAGGACGTCACCGCCGACTTCGTCTACGCGCGCCTGCACGGTGACTCCGAGCTGTACGTCAGCGGCTACACCGACGAGGCCCTCGCGGTCTGGGCCCAGCGGGTGCGCGCGTGGGCCGCGGGCGAGACCCCGCGTGGGGCCGCCCTGACCGCACCGCCCGCGCCGCCGCGGGCCGCCGGGCGCGACGTCTTCGTCTACTTCGACAACGACGCGAAGGTGCGCGCGCCGTTCGACGCCACCGCGCTGGCCGCGCGGCTCGGCCTGGGTGAGCGGCTCGTCTTCCCGGAGCGCGCCCGCCGCGCGCGAGGAGCACCGCGGGCGCGACGCCCCGGGGGTACCATGCGATCAGGAGGACGCGCGTCGTGAAGGAGACGATCGATTCGTCGGGCGTGCCCATCCGGGTGTGGGAGCCGAGCGGGCATCCGCTCGAGCCCCTGGTGCTGCAGCAGGCGCGCCAGGTGGCGAGCTTGCCGATCACCGAGGCGGTGTGCCTCATGCCGGACGCGCACTTCGGCATCGGCGGCCCGGTGGGCGGTGTCATCGCCACGCGCGGCGCGGTCGTGCCCGCGCTGGTCGGCGTCGACATCGGCTGCGGCATGATCGCCACCCGCACCGATCTGACCGCATCCATGCTGGAGGGTCGCCACGCCGCGGTGCGCGCGGGCATCGAGGCGGGCGTGCCGGTCGGCGGGCCGGGAGTCAAGGGCTCGTGGGAGGAGCGGCGCGGCACCCCCGCGGCGGTGCAGCGTGAGTGGGACACGCTCGATCGACGGTTCGAGCGGATCCTCGGCAAGCATCCGCGCATCAAGGCCAGCCCGGCGCGCGCCCAGCTCGGCACGCTCGGCGGTGGCAACCATTTCATCGAGGTCTGTCTCGACGAGAGCCGGGCGGTGTGGCTCATGGTGCACTCGGGCTCGCGCGGCGTCGGCAACCGCATCGGGACGTACTTCGCCCAGCGCGCACGCGATCAGGCGCACGTCCTGAAGCGCCGGCTTCCCGACGGGGCGCTGGCCTGGCTCGACGAGGGCACCCCGCTCTTCGACGACTACGTCGAGGCGGTGGGGTGGGCGCAGGACTACGCGCGGGTCAACCGGCGGCTCATGCTCGCGGCGGTGGTCGCCGCGGTCTCGGCGGTGGTGGACCGGCCGCTCGCCCCCGGGGTCGAGACGGTGGACTGCCATCACAACTACATCGAGCCGCGCGACGGAGCGCGCGACGCCGGGCGCTACGTCACCCGCAAGGGCGCGGTGAGCGCCCGCGCGGGGGAAGCGGGGATCATCCCGGGCTCGATGGGCGCCCGCTCGTTCATCGTGCGCGGCCGCGGCAACCCCGCCTC is a window encoding:
- a CDS encoding MFS transporter yields the protein MSGPIAPSSLRRDARVIGLIGMAHFFSHFFQLSLPPLFPVLKEVFGVPYLALGAAMSLFYASSGVGQTLSGFLVDRVGALRVLLGGMALLSLSIALAGVAPSYWMLLPVALLAGLGNSVFHPADYSILNASVEPRRIGRGYSVHAISGNLGYAVAPGAVVGLTAHFGWRAALVGVGLAGLVVVLVLAAQRRAFGVLGPAPRGPGSVVGDVRMLLTAPILAAFAYFALIATAVIGVQIFGVTTLMRMYDTPLAEATAALTAFLVGGAAGILAGGVLADRVRRHDVVAATGLLVAAGLMIVLATGAVPAALLPLLLGVTGCCYGVTGPARDMLVRAATPPGASGKVFGFAYSGLDLGSCLTPLAFGWLLDHADPRLLFLAVALLMVCTIATVVQVRRTAQPAAVSA
- a CDS encoding putative quinol monooxygenase, coding for MLAIWVKVRIKPAMREKFLKAIEHDALGSERDEPGCLRFNVLQDEKDENTYYFYEVYKDQAALEAHRNTPHYAVWRGVADVLEGPTEPTRCKPLFPSARTYWGKA
- a CDS encoding RtcB family protein — translated: MKETIDSSGVPIRVWEPSGHPLEPLVLQQARQVASLPITEAVCLMPDAHFGIGGPVGGVIATRGAVVPALVGVDIGCGMIATRTDLTASMLEGRHAAVRAGIEAGVPVGGPGVKGSWEERRGTPAAVQREWDTLDRRFERILGKHPRIKASPARAQLGTLGGGNHFIEVCLDESRAVWLMVHSGSRGVGNRIGTYFAQRARDQAHVLKRRLPDGALAWLDEGTPLFDDYVEAVGWAQDYARVNRRLMLAAVVAAVSAVVDRPLAPGVETVDCHHNYIEPRDGARDAGRYVTRKGAVSARAGEAGIIPGSMGARSFIVRGRGNPASYESCSHGAGRRMSRGEARRVFSLDDHARATAGIECRKDAGVLDETPGAYKDIDAVMAAQSDLVEVVTALRQVVTVKG
- a CDS encoding DUF72 domain-containing protein, whose amino-acid sequence is MVVEIRIGISGWRYAPWRGTFYPRGWPQRRELEYAARHVNSVELNGSFYSLQRPEYFAAWYDAVPPGFRFAVKGGRFITHMKRLIGVETPLANFFASGVLRLRDKLGPILWQLPPTQPFDEARLDAFFRLLPRDTRAAAALARRHDRRVPRVWLRTDARRPVRHALEVRHASFRDARLVALLRRHRIGLVVADTAGRWPFMEDVTADFVYARLHGDSELYVSGYTDEALAVWAQRVRAWAAGETPRGAALTAPPAPPRAAGRDVFVYFDNDAKVRAPFDATALAARLGLGERLVFPERARRARGAPRARRPGGTMRSGGRAS